A single region of the Streptomyces sp. NBC_00425 genome encodes:
- a CDS encoding carboxylate--amine ligase codes for MPQSLLDTRVPAVLLRIDRNPFHHGTLGAVRSLGRAGVDVHVVAESTGSPVRTSRFVRELHPPPPPGATPCDIAATLLRVAARVERPAVLIPMDDAGAIAVSRLRDELAPAYLLPQQPGAVPERVADKSELVALCATADVPHPLTVIPDSAAQAASEAWRLGLPVVAKWSRPWLLPAGSGLRSTALVRSPQEARELYLRTDEAGSRLLLQAFLPPGQDRDWFFHGYADRSGSLRAGGSGRKLCAWPRGAGLTAVGEWTENPEVRGHAERLVDALGHRGILDLDFRRCGGTGEYHLLDFNPRPGAQFRLFTDAAGVDVVRAQHLDLTHRPLPVWEPRPGRTFVVENYAPLAALRPTRRGRELAWHAGDDTAPGRAMWGLWGAHVTRRLLHRLRGLGPAPAAGDGPRVVRQSPPPPSSLTRLRTQAGPAEQSGRTAPAVAGPTDDEKASSC; via the coding sequence ATGCCCCAGTCGCTGCTCGACACCCGCGTCCCCGCCGTTCTCCTGCGGATCGACCGGAATCCCTTTCACCACGGCACGCTGGGTGCCGTGCGCTCGCTCGGACGCGCCGGAGTCGACGTGCACGTGGTCGCCGAGTCGACGGGAAGTCCCGTGCGCACCTCCCGTTTCGTACGGGAGTTGCACCCCCCGCCGCCGCCCGGCGCCACCCCCTGCGACATCGCCGCCACCCTGCTGCGGGTGGCCGCCCGCGTCGAACGGCCCGCCGTGCTCATCCCGATGGACGACGCGGGGGCGATCGCGGTGAGCAGGCTGCGCGACGAACTGGCGCCGGCCTATCTGCTGCCGCAGCAGCCCGGCGCGGTGCCCGAACGGGTCGCCGACAAATCGGAACTGGTCGCCCTGTGCGCGACGGCGGACGTGCCGCACCCGCTCACCGTGATCCCGGACAGCGCCGCACAGGCCGCCTCCGAGGCCTGGCGGCTCGGCCTGCCGGTGGTGGCGAAGTGGAGCCGGCCCTGGCTGCTGCCCGCCGGATCGGGGCTGCGCAGCACGGCTCTGGTGCGCTCTCCCCAGGAGGCGCGCGAACTGTATCTGCGCACCGACGAAGCGGGCAGCCGGCTGCTCCTCCAGGCCTTCCTGCCGCCGGGTCAGGACCGCGACTGGTTCTTCCACGGATACGCCGACCGCTCCGGCTCGCTCCGCGCCGGCGGCTCCGGCCGCAAACTGTGCGCCTGGCCGCGCGGGGCCGGACTCACCGCGGTCGGCGAGTGGACGGAGAACCCCGAGGTGCGCGGGCACGCCGAGCGGCTCGTCGACGCCCTCGGCCACCGGGGCATCCTCGACCTCGACTTCCGCCGCTGCGGCGGCACCGGCGAGTACCACCTGCTCGACTTCAACCCGCGCCCCGGCGCCCAGTTCCGGCTCTTCACCGACGCCGCCGGGGTGGACGTCGTCCGCGCGCAGCACCTGGACCTGACGCACCGTCCGCTGCCCGTGTGGGAGCCCCGGCCCGGGCGGACGTTCGTCGTGGAGAACTACGCGCCGCTGGCCGCGCTGCGACCGACCCGCCGGGGCCGCGAACTGGCCTGGCACGCGGGCGACGACACCGCTCCCGGCCGGGCCATGTGGGGCCTGTGGGGCGCGCACGTCACCCGCCGGCTGCTGCACCGGCTGCGCGGGCTGGGCCCGGCGCCAGCCGCCGGGGACGGACCCCGCGTGGTCCGCCAGTCCCCGCCGCCCCCGTCCTCCCTGACCCGCCTGCGCACCCAGGCCGGACCCGCCGAACAGAGCGGACGCACCGCACCGGCCGTGGCCGGACCGACCGACGACGAGAAAGCGAGCAGCTGCTGA
- a CDS encoding glycoside hydrolase family 26 protein, with protein sequence MTPQQRRARSRRLAVVAAAVAASAALASGPGFAAGAGVVRVGDPPAPTPTVPVPAASEPAPAAAEPAVPAPATTAAAEASPTPTPAESPTPTPTPTGTPGTPTEPPGASPAQTPAPSASASPTKAAAPAFGAYLDYGARGVTRIAELSAWLGGSDLRVGHTYLPGDRWHNIEGPAGFLDVWANWRREKDDRMLVLNVPMMERNEEGVSDAEVRRLLKQGADGEFDHHFTALAERLVALKAPDTVIVLGWEMNGITYTHRCGPDPEAWKKYWNRIVTAMRAVPGQEFRFDFTPTRGKDAVPWTECYPGDDTVDIIGMDSYDQPTGLSFDEQVSEPYGLQAHVDFAKSHGKPISYPEWGLFRNGDNSEYMRRMIAWMDEHRPLYNTLTDYCPHGVWQCGQNPRSSEVYRSLLSGRTDEPVTEPTTPAPTTDPSTDPTTPPVTEPTTPPATEPPTTDPTGEPPVNCTPMDLGDWVEYWLGGKLCIRLDWWSRNG encoded by the coding sequence ATGACTCCACAACAGCGACGCGCACGGTCGCGGCGGCTTGCCGTCGTCGCGGCAGCCGTCGCGGCCTCGGCCGCCCTGGCGTCCGGGCCTGGATTCGCCGCGGGCGCGGGGGTGGTGCGGGTCGGCGATCCTCCGGCTCCCACCCCGACCGTCCCGGTGCCCGCCGCGTCCGAACCGGCTCCCGCCGCGGCCGAACCGGCCGTCCCCGCCCCGGCCACGACCGCGGCGGCAGAGGCGAGCCCCACACCCACCCCGGCCGAGTCCCCGACGCCGACCCCGACCCCGACCGGGACCCCGGGGACCCCGACCGAGCCCCCGGGCGCGTCCCCGGCGCAGACGCCCGCGCCCTCGGCCTCGGCCTCGCCGACGAAGGCCGCCGCCCCCGCCTTCGGCGCCTACCTCGACTACGGAGCCCGCGGCGTGACCCGCATCGCCGAGCTCAGCGCCTGGCTGGGCGGCTCCGACCTGCGCGTCGGCCACACCTACCTGCCGGGCGACCGGTGGCACAACATCGAGGGCCCGGCCGGCTTCCTCGACGTGTGGGCGAACTGGCGGCGGGAGAAGGACGACCGGATGCTCGTCCTCAACGTGCCCATGATGGAACGCAACGAGGAGGGCGTCTCCGACGCCGAGGTGCGCCGGCTGCTGAAGCAGGGCGCGGACGGGGAGTTCGATCACCACTTCACGGCTCTCGCCGAGCGGCTGGTCGCGCTGAAGGCGCCGGACACGGTGATCGTGCTCGGCTGGGAGATGAACGGCATCACGTACACCCATCGCTGCGGGCCGGACCCGGAGGCCTGGAAGAAGTACTGGAACAGAATCGTCACCGCCATGCGTGCGGTGCCGGGCCAGGAATTCAGGTTCGATTTCACGCCGACGCGCGGCAAGGACGCCGTTCCGTGGACCGAGTGTTATCCGGGGGACGACACGGTCGACATCATCGGAATGGACTCCTACGACCAGCCGACCGGTCTGTCCTTCGACGAGCAGGTGAGTGAACCCTACGGGCTGCAGGCACACGTGGACTTCGCCAAATCGCACGGCAAGCCCATCTCCTATCCCGAATGGGGACTCTTCCGCAACGGCGACAACTCCGAATACATGCGCCGCATGATCGCCTGGATGGACGAGCACCGGCCGCTGTACAACACGCTGACCGACTACTGCCCGCACGGCGTGTGGCAGTGCGGGCAGAACCCGCGGTCGTCCGAGGTCTACCGTTCGCTGCTGTCCGGCCGCACCGACGAGCCGGTCACCGAGCCGACGACCCCGGCGCCCACCACGGACCCGTCCACGGACCCGACGACCCCGCCCGTCACCGAGCCCACGACACCGCCCGCCACGGAACCGCCCACCACCGACCCCACCGGCGAACCCCCGGTGAACTGCACGCCGATGGACCTCGGCGACTGGGTCGAGTACTGGCTCGGCGGCAAGCTGTGCATCCGCCTGGACTGGTGGTCGCGCAACGGGTGA
- a CDS encoding GNAT family N-acetyltransferase, producing MKPTFTTEVVTDEQAFAALAPAWDRLYQRCATATPFQSHAWLHSWWLSYGRPGRLRLQLVRDGAELVAVAPLTAVRRPVPALVPLGGAISDYGDVLVDDEHGEAAVGALTGALAAAARTALIDFREVRPGGAVERVYEHWRGPRRRVGDSVCLELPAVPMDELVARLPSAKAQRVRAKLRKLTALGVQRQAVRPEEVDSALRRLLELHRLQWQGRKVTGEHLRDRFCEHLVRSVGPMVRSGDAVVTEFRLDDDVVAVDLTLLSRRLAGGYLYGAHPRLRERKADVAVMLLEACAEHTRDGGRAALSLLRGDEPYKHHWRPEPVVNQRLLLARRRTAPLLSAVVCDVAARQRGKELLLRLEQRRERAGGGGP from the coding sequence GTGAAACCGACGTTCACCACCGAGGTCGTCACCGACGAACAGGCCTTCGCCGCTCTCGCCCCGGCCTGGGACCGGCTGTACCAGCGGTGCGCGACGGCCACCCCGTTCCAGAGCCACGCCTGGCTGCACTCGTGGTGGCTGTCGTACGGCCGCCCCGGCCGGCTGCGCCTGCAGCTGGTCCGGGACGGCGCCGAACTCGTGGCCGTCGCCCCGCTGACCGCCGTGCGCCGGCCGGTGCCCGCGCTCGTGCCGCTCGGCGGGGCGATCTCCGACTACGGGGACGTCCTGGTCGACGACGAGCACGGCGAGGCAGCCGTCGGCGCGCTCACCGGGGCCCTCGCGGCCGCCGCCCGCACCGCGCTGATCGACTTCCGCGAGGTGCGGCCGGGCGGTGCGGTGGAGCGCGTCTACGAGCACTGGCGCGGGCCTCGGCGGCGGGTCGGCGACTCGGTGTGCCTGGAGCTGCCCGCCGTGCCGATGGACGAGCTGGTGGCCCGGCTGCCGTCGGCGAAGGCCCAGCGGGTGCGCGCGAAGCTGCGCAAGCTGACCGCGCTCGGCGTGCAGCGCCAGGCGGTGCGCCCGGAGGAGGTGGACTCGGCGCTGCGGCGGCTGCTGGAACTGCACCGGCTGCAGTGGCAGGGGCGGAAGGTGACGGGCGAGCACCTGCGCGACCGGTTCTGCGAGCACCTGGTGCGTTCGGTCGGTCCGATGGTGCGTTCCGGGGACGCTGTGGTCACCGAGTTCCGGCTCGACGACGACGTGGTGGCCGTGGATCTGACGCTGCTGTCGCGGCGGCTGGCCGGGGGCTACCTCTACGGCGCCCATCCGCGGCTGCGGGAGCGCAAGGCGGACGTGGCCGTGATGCTGCTGGAGGCGTGCGCCGAGCACACCCGGGACGGTGGGCGCGCCGCGCTGAGCCTGCTGCGCGGCGACGAGCCGTACAAGCACCACTGGCGGCCCGAACCGGTCGTCAACCAGCGGCTGCTGCTGGCCCGTCGGCGCACCGCCCCGCTGCTGTCGGCGGTCGTGTGCGACGTGGCCGCGCGGCAGCGGGGCAAGGAGCTGCTGCTCCGGCTGGAGCAGCGGAGGGAGCGTGCCGGTGGCGGCGGGCCCTGA
- a CDS encoding glycosyltransferase produces the protein MKALHIITGLGVGGAEQQLRLLLRHLPVDCEVVTLTNPGSVADGLAEDGVKVVHLGMAGNRDLGALPRLVRVVRSGGYDLVHTHLYRACVYGRLAARLAGVRAVVATEHSLGDSQMEGRPLTSGVRALYLASERLGRTTVAVSPAVADRLRGWGVPQPRIEVVPNGIDLARFRFDPAARLRTRRRLGLPDDACVVGGVGRLTAAKRFDVVIRALARLTPDHWLLLVGGGPEENVLRRVAQEAGVADRVLFTGERPYVADGSPGPDLPSLACAMDVFVSPSAEETFGLAAVEALASGLPVLYASCPAIEQLPARAAPGARLVTGGADAFVRALSESRARPPGPRTAPEAALHYDIARSAAQLMDVYATTVSGPALSSSASPTPQGVSSP, from the coding sequence GTGAAGGCGCTGCACATCATCACGGGGCTGGGCGTGGGCGGCGCCGAGCAGCAGTTGCGGCTGCTGCTGCGGCACCTGCCGGTCGACTGCGAGGTGGTGACGCTCACCAACCCGGGCTCGGTGGCCGACGGGCTCGCCGAGGACGGCGTCAAGGTCGTCCATCTGGGCATGGCCGGCAACCGCGACCTGGGCGCGCTGCCGCGGCTGGTCCGGGTCGTCCGCTCCGGGGGCTACGACCTCGTGCACACGCATCTGTACCGGGCCTGCGTCTACGGCCGGCTGGCCGCGCGGCTCGCCGGGGTCCGCGCGGTGGTGGCCACCGAACACTCCCTGGGCGACTCACAGATGGAGGGGCGGCCGCTGACCTCCGGGGTGCGCGCGCTGTATCTGGCCAGCGAGCGGCTGGGCCGCACCACGGTCGCCGTCTCGCCCGCGGTCGCCGACCGGCTGCGCGGCTGGGGAGTACCGCAACCGCGGATCGAGGTCGTCCCCAACGGCATCGACCTGGCCCGCTTCCGCTTCGATCCGGCGGCCCGCCTGCGCACCCGCAGACGGCTCGGACTGCCCGACGACGCCTGTGTCGTGGGCGGCGTCGGACGCCTGACGGCCGCCAAGCGCTTCGACGTCGTCATCCGCGCGCTCGCCCGCCTCACGCCGGACCACTGGCTGCTGCTGGTCGGCGGCGGGCCGGAGGAGAACGTGCTGCGGCGCGTCGCGCAGGAGGCCGGGGTCGCCGACCGGGTCCTGTTCACCGGCGAGCGCCCCTACGTCGCGGACGGCTCGCCCGGCCCCGACCTGCCCTCCCTCGCCTGTGCCATGGACGTGTTCGTCTCGCCGTCCGCCGAGGAGACCTTCGGGCTGGCCGCCGTGGAGGCGCTGGCGTCGGGACTGCCCGTGCTCTACGCCTCCTGTCCCGCGATCGAGCAGCTGCCCGCGCGGGCGGCGCCGGGCGCGCGCCTGGTGACCGGCGGCGCCGACGCGTTCGTCCGCGCGCTGTCCGAGTCCCGCGCGCGGCCGCCCGGACCGCGCACCGCCCCCGAGGCGGCGCTCCACTACGACATCGCCCGCAGCGCCGCCCAGCTCATGGACGTGTACGCGACCACCGTTTCCGGACCAGCCCTGTCGTCCTCCGCTTCCCCGACACCCCAGGGAGTCAGTTCCCCATGA
- a CDS encoding polysaccharide deacetylase family protein, translating into MAAPDRKLRAPVPWVAMYHSVSDCSDDPYRITVTPERLEKQLRWLRRRGLRGVSMAELLAARARGEGRDLVGLTFDDGYADFLTGALPVLRRQGCNATLFVLPGRFGGDNAWDPLGPRKPLLTADGIRRAAGEGVEIGSHGLTHVDLTRADDGTLKAETVESRAALAELLGTEVDGFCYPYGTVDRRAVDAVGEAGYAYACAIDPGPLNGLHALPRVHVGQDDDAVRLFLKYRLHRLRRRPVEGLR; encoded by the coding sequence ATGGCCGCTCCTGACCGCAAGCTCCGCGCTCCCGTCCCGTGGGTGGCGATGTACCACTCCGTGAGCGACTGCTCCGACGACCCCTACCGCATCACGGTGACCCCCGAGCGGTTGGAGAAACAGCTGAGGTGGCTGCGCCGGCGCGGGCTGCGCGGCGTCTCCATGGCCGAGCTGCTGGCGGCCCGCGCCCGGGGCGAGGGCCGCGACCTGGTGGGCCTCACCTTCGACGACGGCTATGCCGACTTCCTCACCGGGGCGCTGCCGGTGCTGCGCCGGCAGGGCTGCAACGCGACCCTGTTCGTGCTGCCCGGACGGTTCGGCGGCGACAACGCCTGGGATCCGCTGGGCCCGCGCAAACCCCTGCTGACCGCCGACGGCATCCGCCGGGCGGCCGGGGAGGGCGTCGAGATCGGCTCGCACGGCCTCACCCACGTCGATCTGACCCGGGCCGACGACGGCACCCTGAAGGCGGAGACGGTCGAGAGCCGCGCCGCCCTCGCCGAGCTCCTCGGGACCGAGGTCGACGGCTTCTGCTACCCGTACGGGACGGTAGACCGGCGCGCGGTGGACGCCGTGGGCGAGGCCGGCTACGCCTACGCCTGCGCGATCGACCCCGGGCCGCTGAACGGCCTGCACGCCCTCCCGCGGGTCCATGTCGGGCAGGACGACGACGCCGTCCGGCTGTTCCTGAAGTACCGGCTGCACCGGTTGCGCCGGCGTCCCGTCGAGGGGCTGCGGTGA
- the murJ gene encoding murein biosynthesis integral membrane protein MurJ: MTVTPPRTPRTDGPVSVPPARSAARSGETAPETVGEAGELPAASSGFLAKAALVTAALSVAGALLGLVRDQALARLFGAGSDTDAFLVAWTVPEFAATLLIEDGLAFALIPAFSMALARRSQGAPGDPVRALVAGTLPRLSLAFVAVGALLVGGAPQVVDVLAPGLPDPALAVDCTRLTATCAVSFGLAGYCSAALRAHRRYVAPAAIYVAYNVGIVTGMFVLGGRWGVRSAAAGVAVGGLLMVLVQLPSLIGQLRRGRTAGEAPVGHEEPRPLDTALLTTVLLFALCRQSQTLIERFLASQLPAGAISHLNYAQKVAQMPMILSVMVCTVTFPVVARALAEGDAERARSRVERDLALASCIVLLGTAAVVACAPQIVELLFQRGAFTAQDTAATAGVMRVYALGLLGQTLVGVLVRSYFSGGRGSWYPVGAMAGGIVVTSWIGALGVGPWGVYGIAVANATGITVTALVLLAGTGPRSVPIRVRGVLRELSRPVRAALVATLAGAFAAARFADPVRGLAAGGLTVTVVFLLLGRALGAQGIVSAFRSVRSATRKLSHGRS, encoded by the coding sequence ATGACCGTGACGCCTCCTCGGACACCCCGCACGGACGGGCCCGTGTCCGTGCCGCCCGCGCGGTCCGCCGCCCGGTCCGGGGAGACGGCCCCCGAGACCGTCGGGGAGGCCGGCGAACTCCCCGCCGCCTCCAGCGGTTTCCTCGCCAAGGCCGCGCTCGTCACCGCCGCCCTGTCGGTGGCCGGGGCCCTGCTCGGGCTGGTCCGTGACCAGGCGCTGGCCCGGCTCTTCGGGGCGGGCAGCGACACCGACGCCTTCCTCGTCGCGTGGACCGTGCCCGAGTTCGCGGCCACGCTGCTGATCGAGGACGGACTGGCGTTCGCCCTCATCCCGGCGTTCAGCATGGCGCTGGCCCGCCGCTCCCAGGGCGCCCCCGGCGACCCGGTGCGGGCGCTGGTCGCCGGCACGCTGCCCCGGCTGTCGCTGGCGTTCGTCGCGGTCGGCGCCCTGCTCGTCGGCGGGGCCCCGCAGGTGGTCGACGTCCTCGCGCCCGGTCTGCCCGACCCGGCGCTCGCCGTCGACTGCACCCGGCTCACCGCGACCTGCGCGGTGAGCTTCGGACTCGCCGGGTACTGCAGCGCGGCCCTGCGCGCCCACCGGCGGTATGTGGCGCCCGCGGCGATCTACGTGGCCTACAACGTGGGCATCGTCACCGGGATGTTCGTGCTGGGCGGGCGCTGGGGCGTGCGGTCGGCGGCGGCCGGGGTGGCGGTGGGCGGGCTGCTGATGGTCCTCGTGCAGCTGCCCTCGCTGATCGGTCAGCTCCGCAGGGGCCGGACGGCCGGGGAGGCGCCCGTCGGGCACGAGGAGCCCCGGCCCCTGGACACCGCGCTGCTGACGACCGTCCTGCTCTTCGCGCTGTGCCGGCAGTCCCAGACGCTCATCGAGCGTTTCCTCGCCTCACAGCTTCCGGCGGGGGCCATCTCGCACCTCAACTACGCGCAGAAGGTCGCGCAGATGCCGATGATCCTGTCGGTGATGGTGTGCACGGTGACCTTCCCGGTGGTCGCGCGGGCGCTGGCCGAGGGGGACGCCGAGCGGGCCCGCAGCCGGGTGGAGCGGGATCTGGCGCTGGCGTCGTGCATCGTGCTGCTGGGCACGGCCGCGGTCGTGGCGTGCGCCCCGCAGATCGTCGAACTGCTCTTCCAGCGCGGTGCGTTCACCGCCCAGGACACGGCGGCGACGGCGGGCGTCATGCGGGTGTACGCGCTCGGGCTGCTCGGTCAGACCCTGGTGGGCGTGCTGGTCCGCTCGTACTTCTCGGGGGGCCGCGGCTCCTGGTACCCGGTCGGCGCGATGGCCGGCGGCATCGTCGTGACGTCCTGGATCGGCGCGCTGGGCGTCGGCCCCTGGGGCGTGTACGGCATCGCCGTCGCCAACGCGACCGGCATCACCGTCACCGCCCTGGTGCTGCTGGCCGGCACGGGTCCGCGCAGCGTGCCGATCCGGGTCCGGGGCGTGCTGCGCGAGCTGAGCCGACCGGTGCGGGCGGCGCTGGTGGCCACCCTCGCCGGGGCCTTCGCCGCCGCGCGGTTCGCCGACCCGGTGCGGGGGCTCGCCGCCGGGGGCCTCACCGTGACCGTCGTCTTCCTGCTGCTGGGCCGGGCCCTGGGCGCCCAGGGCATCGTCTCCGCATTCCGTTCCGTACGTTCCGCGACCCGAAAGCTCTCCCATGGCCGCTCCTGA
- a CDS encoding O-antigen ligase family protein: MTLAPPLPLTLPRARTLSPVLPVVAVIALLGLPLSPGGEGGAGPADALSALVVLFCVVRLLRQRRRPLSRTAAVVLAMPVAGLALAAMGASSPGAGLTGLGRYLQIFVLVPAAVVLLVRDRADLRVLAWSFVGLAGWQGAVGVHQFVTGTGASYQGETIRAVGTFGPQDVMGMATVVSFGLVCAVGLALGGSRVRQRAVAAAAALALLAPLALSFSRGAWIATALTCTVQLALAGLRRALKVGAAAVAAGVVLVGGFGVGSAMLQERVSSITQVADAPDQSVTDRYTLWASAVGMWAEQPLTGVGLKGFPEHRDAHASLALSSGSDTDGAGSGFVRQPLLSPHNMYLLVLGEQGLVGLLALAGGWLAMLACGLRGWLRARRSGRGLDCALFACGLLVWQLIDFVYADIGGPSTVLTAVVFGIVAWWALVGGSALEEAQAR, encoded by the coding sequence ATGACCCTCGCCCCGCCCCTTCCGCTGACGCTGCCCCGGGCCCGGACGCTGTCGCCGGTCCTGCCGGTGGTCGCCGTGATCGCCCTGCTCGGTCTTCCCCTCTCCCCGGGCGGCGAGGGCGGCGCCGGGCCGGCCGACGCGCTGTCCGCGCTGGTCGTGCTGTTCTGTGTGGTGCGGCTGCTGCGGCAGCGGCGGCGCCCGCTGTCCCGCACGGCGGCCGTGGTCCTCGCGATGCCGGTCGCGGGGCTCGCGCTCGCGGCGATGGGCGCGTCCTCGCCGGGCGCGGGTCTGACCGGCCTCGGCCGCTATCTGCAGATCTTCGTACTGGTCCCCGCGGCCGTCGTGCTGCTGGTCCGGGACCGGGCCGACCTGCGGGTGCTGGCCTGGTCGTTCGTGGGGCTCGCGGGCTGGCAGGGGGCCGTCGGCGTCCACCAGTTCGTCACCGGGACCGGCGCCTCCTACCAGGGCGAGACGATCCGGGCGGTCGGCACCTTCGGACCGCAGGACGTGATGGGCATGGCGACCGTCGTGTCCTTCGGGCTGGTCTGCGCGGTCGGCCTGGCGCTCGGCGGCTCCCGCGTGCGGCAGCGGGCCGTCGCCGCCGCCGCCGCGCTCGCCCTGCTGGCGCCGCTGGCGCTCTCCTTCAGCCGGGGCGCGTGGATCGCTACCGCGCTGACCTGCACGGTCCAGCTGGCCCTCGCCGGGCTGCGCCGGGCGCTCAAGGTCGGCGCGGCGGCGGTCGCCGCCGGGGTGGTCCTGGTGGGCGGCTTCGGCGTCGGCTCGGCGATGCTCCAGGAACGCGTCAGCAGCATCACGCAGGTCGCGGACGCCCCCGACCAGTCGGTCACCGACCGGTACACCCTGTGGGCGTCCGCGGTCGGCATGTGGGCCGAACAGCCCCTCACCGGTGTCGGGTTGAAGGGCTTCCCCGAACACCGGGACGCGCACGCCTCCCTCGCGCTGTCCTCCGGCAGCGACACCGACGGCGCGGGTTCCGGCTTCGTCCGGCAGCCGCTGCTGTCCCCGCACAACATGTATCTGCTGGTCCTCGGCGAACAGGGTCTGGTCGGGCTGCTCGCCCTCGCGGGCGGCTGGCTGGCGATGCTGGCGTGCGGGCTGCGGGGGTGGCTGCGCGCCCGGCGCTCCGGCCGCGGCCTCGACTGCGCGCTGTTCGCCTGCGGCCTGCTGGTCTGGCAGCTGATCGACTTCGTGTACGCCGACATCGGCGGACCGTCGACGGTGCTGACCGCCGTCGTCTTCGGGATCGTCGCCTGGTGGGCGCTGGTCGGCGGCAGCGCCCTCGAGGAGGCGCAGGCCCGATGA
- a CDS encoding exopolysaccharide biosynthesis polyprenyl glycosylphosphotransferase — MTAESTVPSPGAQAGFSPVSVIPRRGSATGFRFPARRPPARPASPLPLLLADGLAAFAGALALTGAQRRPLLVALLVAATILLCPQRPRPVAGVLDELPAVCGRITVAWLALGALAAAWNPAHALSARTLVLGCAVQAAAGCTARAVVHLRRRRALLRRPRAALVIGPATTAQRVAAAVLRHPRCGVQPVGVVAESPGGDEGLPVLTSGQEVQRALIQNGVRDVLCVHPAVRSVQGPLLRALAESGCTVWEVDADSPSYASREQLAGFSCRRLDMGARRRGSLGKRLLDVMVSGALLLLVSPLLLLCAAVLRVTDGPGVVFRQERIGKDGRPFTLLKFRTHRPVDEHESATRWSVAGEREMSRFCRFLRQTSLDELLQLWNVLCGDMSLVGPRPERPFFVGQFSQTYPGYAARHRMRTGITGLAQVQGLRGDTSIEDRARFDNAYIDNWSLWQDVCILLRTAAALVRPTGS; from the coding sequence GTGACTGCGGAAAGCACCGTCCCCTCTCCCGGCGCGCAGGCCGGATTCTCGCCCGTCTCGGTCATCCCGCGGCGAGGGAGCGCAACGGGATTCCGGTTCCCCGCCCGCCGGCCCCCGGCGCGGCCCGCGTCGCCGCTGCCGCTGCTGCTCGCCGACGGCCTCGCCGCGTTCGCGGGCGCGCTGGCCCTGACCGGGGCGCAGCGCCGCCCGTTACTGGTGGCCCTGCTGGTGGCGGCGACGATACTGCTGTGCCCGCAGCGCCCGCGTCCGGTGGCGGGGGTGCTGGACGAACTGCCCGCCGTGTGCGGCCGGATCACGGTGGCCTGGCTCGCGCTCGGCGCCCTCGCCGCGGCGTGGAACCCGGCGCACGCGCTCTCTGCCCGCACCCTGGTCCTCGGCTGCGCGGTGCAGGCCGCGGCCGGCTGCACGGCCCGCGCGGTCGTGCATCTGCGCCGGCGGCGGGCGCTGCTGCGCCGGCCTCGCGCCGCACTCGTCATCGGCCCCGCCACGACCGCGCAGCGGGTGGCCGCCGCGGTGCTGCGGCATCCCCGGTGCGGGGTCCAGCCGGTGGGGGTCGTGGCCGAGAGCCCCGGCGGCGACGAGGGGCTGCCGGTGCTGACCTCCGGTCAGGAGGTGCAGCGGGCCCTCATCCAGAACGGCGTGCGGGACGTGCTGTGCGTCCACCCCGCCGTGCGCAGCGTGCAGGGCCCGCTGCTGCGGGCGCTCGCCGAGTCGGGCTGCACGGTGTGGGAGGTCGACGCCGACTCCCCTTCGTACGCGAGCCGCGAGCAGCTGGCCGGGTTCTCCTGCCGGCGCCTCGACATGGGCGCCCGGCGGCGCGGCAGCCTCGGCAAGCGGCTGCTGGACGTCATGGTCTCCGGGGCGCTGCTGCTGCTGGTGAGCCCGCTGCTGCTGCTGTGCGCGGCCGTGCTGCGGGTGACCGACGGACCCGGGGTGGTCTTCCGGCAGGAGCGCATCGGCAAGGACGGCCGGCCCTTCACCCTGCTGAAGTTCCGCACCCACCGCCCGGTCGACGAGCACGAGTCGGCGACCCGCTGGAGCGTGGCCGGCGAACGCGAGATGAGCCGCTTCTGCCGTTTTCTGCGCCAGACCTCGCTGGACGAGCTGCTCCAGTTGTGGAACGTGCTGTGCGGCGACATGAGCCTCGTCGGACCGCGTCCCGAACGCCCCTTCTTCGTGGGCCAGTTCAGCCAGACCTATCCCGGTTACGCGGCACGTCACCGGATGCGGACCGGCATCACCGGCCTCGCCCAGGTGCAGGGGCTGCGCGGGGACACCTCGATCGAGGACCGGGCCCGCTTCGACAACGCGTACATCGACAACTGGTCGCTGTGGCAGGACGTGTGCATCCTGCTGCGCACCGCGGCCGCCCTCGTGCGACCGACCGGGAGCTGA